The following proteins come from a genomic window of Sorghum bicolor cultivar BTx623 chromosome 3, Sorghum_bicolor_NCBIv3, whole genome shotgun sequence:
- the LOC8075490 gene encoding uncharacterized protein LOC8075490 isoform X5: protein MPCSGAFSRAAPAATCGRTRRHLRAHPPRSTSGFLGSAGRPGHTPSLPRPRSSRAGLHRAFTLTRPLPQRQRRRLLATRSVTASHRVLRHLATRAPLPFHPQRRPLPLPAPRRPTQILDAEPPSSSAVPRSHILRIAHSRIRLLGAEAHGDASGSASGGAEANGDANDSGAKAAAAESEESESEDADAAKQEQRNRVGGSRGRGVLAVATSFLRAEGGGFCNGYESKGSNKKEEG, encoded by the exons ATGCCGTGCAGCGGCGCCTTCTCCAGAGCCGCACCCGCTGCCACCTGCGGGCGCACCCGCCGCCACCTGCGGGCGCACCCGCCGCGCTCCACGTCCGGCTTCCTGGGCAGCGCAGGCCGCCCCGGCCACACTCCTTCCCTTCCAAGGCCACGCTCTTCACGCGCAGGACTTCATCGCGCTTTCACCCTCACGCGACCTTTGCcgcagcggcagcggcgccgGCTCCTAGCTACCCGATCTGTCACCGCCAGCCACCGCGTGCTCAGGCATCTGGCTACCCGAGCCCCGCTCCCCTTCCATCCTCAGCGGCGCCCCCTCCCACTTCCGGCTCCTCGGCGCCCCACTCAGATCCTCGACGCAGAGCCCCCCTCATCCTCGGCGGTGCCCCGCTCCCATATCCTCCGCATCGCCCACTCCCGGATCCGGCTCCTCGGCGCAGAGGCCCACGGCGACGCCAGCGGCAGCGCCAGCGGCGGCGCCGAAGCCAACGGCGACGCTAACG ATTCCGGCgcgaaggcggcggcggcggagtcggAGGAGTCTGAGTCGGAGGACGCGGACGCCGCAAAGCAGGA GCAGAGGAATCGAGTGGGAGGGAGTCGGGGCCGAGGCGTCCTGGCGGTCGCGACCTCGTTCTTGCGCGCCGAGGGTGGAGGG
- the LOC8075490 gene encoding uncharacterized protein LOC8075490 isoform X6: protein MPCSGAFSRAAPAATCGRTRRHLRAHPPRSTSGFLGSAGRPGHTPSLPRPRSSRAGLHRAFTLTRPLPQRQRRRLLATRSVTASHRVLRHLATRAPLPFHPQRRPLPLPAPRRPTQILDAEPPSSSAVPRSHILRIAHSRIRLLGAEAHGDASGSASGGAEANGDANDSGAKAAAAESEESESEDADAAKQEQRNRVGGSRGRGVLAVATSFLRAEGGGNVLAQARIGEDEPRPS from the exons ATGCCGTGCAGCGGCGCCTTCTCCAGAGCCGCACCCGCTGCCACCTGCGGGCGCACCCGCCGCCACCTGCGGGCGCACCCGCCGCGCTCCACGTCCGGCTTCCTGGGCAGCGCAGGCCGCCCCGGCCACACTCCTTCCCTTCCAAGGCCACGCTCTTCACGCGCAGGACTTCATCGCGCTTTCACCCTCACGCGACCTTTGCcgcagcggcagcggcgccgGCTCCTAGCTACCCGATCTGTCACCGCCAGCCACCGCGTGCTCAGGCATCTGGCTACCCGAGCCCCGCTCCCCTTCCATCCTCAGCGGCGCCCCCTCCCACTTCCGGCTCCTCGGCGCCCCACTCAGATCCTCGACGCAGAGCCCCCCTCATCCTCGGCGGTGCCCCGCTCCCATATCCTCCGCATCGCCCACTCCCGGATCCGGCTCCTCGGCGCAGAGGCCCACGGCGACGCCAGCGGCAGCGCCAGCGGCGGCGCCGAAGCCAACGGCGACGCTAACG ATTCCGGCgcgaaggcggcggcggcggagtcggAGGAGTCTGAGTCGGAGGACGCGGACGCCGCAAAGCAGGA GCAGAGGAATCGAGTGGGAGGGAGTCGGGGCCGAGGCGTCCTGGCGGTCGCGACCTCGTTCTTGCGCGCCGAGGGTGGAGGG
- the LOC8075490 gene encoding serine/arginine repetitive matrix protein 1 isoform X2, protein MPCSGAFSRAAPAATCGRTRRHLRAHPPRSTSGFLGSAGRPGHTPSLPRPRSSRAGLHRAFTLTRPLPQRQRRRLLATRSVTASHRVLRHLATRAPLPFHPQRRPLPLPAPRRPTQILDAEPPSSSAVPRSHILRIAHSRIRLLGAEAHGDASGSASGGAEANGDANDSGAKAAAAESEESESEDADAAKQEYVLGRSPTVPVVCLLCRSPFPVIVVSFLMRAPDVPYLLGAPLPYLLGAPLPNPPRRPLPDPPRRPPEPDVCEPPRVVLAIPRWLAIPKRSSRAAVVLLPRPRPLRLRAASAKPSRRLCAGPPPCCVHARGRGRSSARGPQREAGPTRTHPRRAGRGVCLRAATAWASARELRAPPCRARGRAERLATGSINPVQLASTRQVPPCRWPPHDRFLRAPSLHDGVRGQRSDLISWGSEEGVRSEACHGRGGAALRARRGPRVLEGSQCAGAWFHI, encoded by the exons ATGCCGTGCAGCGGCGCCTTCTCCAGAGCCGCACCCGCTGCCACCTGCGGGCGCACCCGCCGCCACCTGCGGGCGCACCCGCCGCGCTCCACGTCCGGCTTCCTGGGCAGCGCAGGCCGCCCCGGCCACACTCCTTCCCTTCCAAGGCCACGCTCTTCACGCGCAGGACTTCATCGCGCTTTCACCCTCACGCGACCTTTGCcgcagcggcagcggcgccgGCTCCTAGCTACCCGATCTGTCACCGCCAGCCACCGCGTGCTCAGGCATCTGGCTACCCGAGCCCCGCTCCCCTTCCATCCTCAGCGGCGCCCCCTCCCACTTCCGGCTCCTCGGCGCCCCACTCAGATCCTCGACGCAGAGCCCCCCTCATCCTCGGCGGTGCCCCGCTCCCATATCCTCCGCATCGCCCACTCCCGGATCCGGCTCCTCGGCGCAGAGGCCCACGGCGACGCCAGCGGCAGCGCCAGCGGCGGCGCCGAAGCCAACGGCGACGCTAACG ATTCCGGCgcgaaggcggcggcggcggagtcggAGGAGTCTGAGTCGGAGGACGCGGACGCCGCAAAGCAGGAGTACGTGCTCGGACGCTCGCCAACCGTCCCCGTTGTTTGCTTGCTTTGCCGCTCTCCTTTCCCCGTCATCGTGGTTTCCTTCCTGATGCGTGCTCCAGATGTGCCGTATCTCCTCGGAGCCCCGCTCCCGTATCTGCTCGGAGCCCCGCTCCCAAATCCTCCTCGGCGACCCCTCCCAGATCCTCCTCGACGCCCGCCCGAGCCCGACGTATGCGAGCCACCGCGCGTGGTCCTCGCGATCCCGCGGTGGCTCGCGATCCCGAAGCGCTCCAGCCGGGCCGCAGTCGTGCTCCTGCCGAGGCCGCGGCCGCTCCGACTGCGAGCAGCCAGCGCGAAGCCGAGCCGCCGTCTGTGCGCGGGGCCACCTCCGTGCTGCGTGCACGCGCGGGGCCGAGGCCGGTCGAGCGCACGTGGTCCCCAGCGCGAGGCCGGGCCGACCCGCACCCACCCGCGCCGAGCAGGCCGCGGGGTGTGCCTTCGGGCGGCCACCGCCTGGGCGAGCGCTCGCGAGCTCCGAGCTCCTCCGTGCCGCGCGCGGGGTCGAGCCGAGCGGCTCGCGACAGGTTCAATCAACCCCGTCCAGCTGGCCTCCACACGACAGGTTCCTCCGTGCCGCTGGCCTCCACACGACAGGTTCCTCCGTGCCCCGAGCCTCCACGACGGGGTCAGGGGCCAGAGATCGGACCTCATCAGTTGGGGCAGCGAAGAGGGTGTTCGATCTGAGGCATGTCACGGCCGTGGAGGTGCCGCGCTTCGAGCTCGACGAGGACCCCGCGTTCTGGAAGGATCACAATGTGCAG GTGCGTGGTTTCACATTTGA
- the LOC8075490 gene encoding uncharacterized protein LOC8075490 isoform X3: MPCSGAFSRAAPAATCGRTRRHLRAHPPRSTSGFLGSAGRPGHTPSLPRPRSSRAGLHRAFTLTRPLPQRQRRRLLATRSVTASHRVLRHLATRAPLPFHPQRRPLPLPAPRRPTQILDAEPPSSSAVPRSHILRIAHSRIRLLGAEAHGDASGSASGGAEANGDANDSGAKAAAAESEESESEDADAAKQEQRNRVGGSRGRGVLAVATSFLRAEGGGVSDEFDLSVPGRKMMLELISPLNFVN, encoded by the exons ATGCCGTGCAGCGGCGCCTTCTCCAGAGCCGCACCCGCTGCCACCTGCGGGCGCACCCGCCGCCACCTGCGGGCGCACCCGCCGCGCTCCACGTCCGGCTTCCTGGGCAGCGCAGGCCGCCCCGGCCACACTCCTTCCCTTCCAAGGCCACGCTCTTCACGCGCAGGACTTCATCGCGCTTTCACCCTCACGCGACCTTTGCcgcagcggcagcggcgccgGCTCCTAGCTACCCGATCTGTCACCGCCAGCCACCGCGTGCTCAGGCATCTGGCTACCCGAGCCCCGCTCCCCTTCCATCCTCAGCGGCGCCCCCTCCCACTTCCGGCTCCTCGGCGCCCCACTCAGATCCTCGACGCAGAGCCCCCCTCATCCTCGGCGGTGCCCCGCTCCCATATCCTCCGCATCGCCCACTCCCGGATCCGGCTCCTCGGCGCAGAGGCCCACGGCGACGCCAGCGGCAGCGCCAGCGGCGGCGCCGAAGCCAACGGCGACGCTAACG ATTCCGGCgcgaaggcggcggcggcggagtcggAGGAGTCTGAGTCGGAGGACGCGGACGCCGCAAAGCAGGA GCAGAGGAATCGAGTGGGAGGGAGTCGGGGCCGAGGCGTCCTGGCGGTCGCGACCTCGTTCTTGCGCGCCGAGGGTGGAGGGGTGAGTGATGAGTTTGATCTGAGCGTTCCTGGCCGCAAGATGATGTTAGAGTTAATCTCCCCccttaattttgtaaattag
- the LOC8075490 gene encoding uncharacterized protein LOC8075490 isoform X4, whose translation MPCSGAFSRAAPAATCGRTRRHLRAHPPRSTSGFLGSAGRPGHTPSLPRPRSSRAGLHRAFTLTRPLPQRQRRRLLATRSVTASHRVLRHLATRAPLPFHPQRRPLPLPAPRRPTQILDAEPPSSSAVPRSHILRIAHSRIRLLGAEAHGDASGSASGGAEANGDANDSGAKAAAAESEESESEDADAAKQECVVSHLTLAQAEESSGRESGPRRPGGRDLVLARRGWRECPCPSKNRRGRAST comes from the exons ATGCCGTGCAGCGGCGCCTTCTCCAGAGCCGCACCCGCTGCCACCTGCGGGCGCACCCGCCGCCACCTGCGGGCGCACCCGCCGCGCTCCACGTCCGGCTTCCTGGGCAGCGCAGGCCGCCCCGGCCACACTCCTTCCCTTCCAAGGCCACGCTCTTCACGCGCAGGACTTCATCGCGCTTTCACCCTCACGCGACCTTTGCcgcagcggcagcggcgccgGCTCCTAGCTACCCGATCTGTCACCGCCAGCCACCGCGTGCTCAGGCATCTGGCTACCCGAGCCCCGCTCCCCTTCCATCCTCAGCGGCGCCCCCTCCCACTTCCGGCTCCTCGGCGCCCCACTCAGATCCTCGACGCAGAGCCCCCCTCATCCTCGGCGGTGCCCCGCTCCCATATCCTCCGCATCGCCCACTCCCGGATCCGGCTCCTCGGCGCAGAGGCCCACGGCGACGCCAGCGGCAGCGCCAGCGGCGGCGCCGAAGCCAACGGCGACGCTAACG ATTCCGGCgcgaaggcggcggcggcggagtcggAGGAGTCTGAGTCGGAGGACGCGGACGCCGCAAAGCAGGA GTGCGTGGTTTCACATTTGACATTAGCTCAG GCAGAGGAATCGAGTGGGAGGGAGTCGGGGCCGAGGCGTCCTGGCGGTCGCGACCTCGTTCTTGCGCGCCGAGGGTGGAGGG
- the LOC8075490 gene encoding serine/arginine repetitive matrix protein 1 isoform X1, with product MPCSGAFSRAAPAATCGRTRRHLRAHPPRSTSGFLGSAGRPGHTPSLPRPRSSRAGLHRAFTLTRPLPQRQRRRLLATRSVTASHRVLRHLATRAPLPFHPQRRPLPLPAPRRPTQILDAEPPSSSAVPRSHILRIAHSRIRLLGAEAHGDASGSASGGAEANGDANDSGAKAAAAESEESESEDADAAKQEYVLGRSPTVPVVCLLCRSPFPVIVVSFLMRAPDVPYLLGAPLPYLLGAPLPNPPRRPLPDPPRRPPEPDVCEPPRVVLAIPRWLAIPKRSSRAAVVLLPRPRPLRLRAASAKPSRRLCAGPPPCCVHARGRGRSSARGPQREAGPTRTHPRRAGRGVCLRAATAWASARELRAPPCRARGRAERLATGSINPVQLASTRQVPPCRWPPHDRFLRAPSLHDGVRGQRSDLISWGSEEGVRSEACHGRGGAALRARRGPRVLEGSQCAGLGVCSSNL from the exons ATGCCGTGCAGCGGCGCCTTCTCCAGAGCCGCACCCGCTGCCACCTGCGGGCGCACCCGCCGCCACCTGCGGGCGCACCCGCCGCGCTCCACGTCCGGCTTCCTGGGCAGCGCAGGCCGCCCCGGCCACACTCCTTCCCTTCCAAGGCCACGCTCTTCACGCGCAGGACTTCATCGCGCTTTCACCCTCACGCGACCTTTGCcgcagcggcagcggcgccgGCTCCTAGCTACCCGATCTGTCACCGCCAGCCACCGCGTGCTCAGGCATCTGGCTACCCGAGCCCCGCTCCCCTTCCATCCTCAGCGGCGCCCCCTCCCACTTCCGGCTCCTCGGCGCCCCACTCAGATCCTCGACGCAGAGCCCCCCTCATCCTCGGCGGTGCCCCGCTCCCATATCCTCCGCATCGCCCACTCCCGGATCCGGCTCCTCGGCGCAGAGGCCCACGGCGACGCCAGCGGCAGCGCCAGCGGCGGCGCCGAAGCCAACGGCGACGCTAACG ATTCCGGCgcgaaggcggcggcggcggagtcggAGGAGTCTGAGTCGGAGGACGCGGACGCCGCAAAGCAGGAGTACGTGCTCGGACGCTCGCCAACCGTCCCCGTTGTTTGCTTGCTTTGCCGCTCTCCTTTCCCCGTCATCGTGGTTTCCTTCCTGATGCGTGCTCCAGATGTGCCGTATCTCCTCGGAGCCCCGCTCCCGTATCTGCTCGGAGCCCCGCTCCCAAATCCTCCTCGGCGACCCCTCCCAGATCCTCCTCGACGCCCGCCCGAGCCCGACGTATGCGAGCCACCGCGCGTGGTCCTCGCGATCCCGCGGTGGCTCGCGATCCCGAAGCGCTCCAGCCGGGCCGCAGTCGTGCTCCTGCCGAGGCCGCGGCCGCTCCGACTGCGAGCAGCCAGCGCGAAGCCGAGCCGCCGTCTGTGCGCGGGGCCACCTCCGTGCTGCGTGCACGCGCGGGGCCGAGGCCGGTCGAGCGCACGTGGTCCCCAGCGCGAGGCCGGGCCGACCCGCACCCACCCGCGCCGAGCAGGCCGCGGGGTGTGCCTTCGGGCGGCCACCGCCTGGGCGAGCGCTCGCGAGCTCCGAGCTCCTCCGTGCCGCGCGCGGGGTCGAGCCGAGCGGCTCGCGACAGGTTCAATCAACCCCGTCCAGCTGGCCTCCACACGACAGGTTCCTCCGTGCCGCTGGCCTCCACACGACAGGTTCCTCCGTGCCCCGAGCCTCCACGACGGGGTCAGGGGCCAGAGATCGGACCTCATCAGTTGGGGCAGCGAAGAGGGTGTTCGATCTGAGGCATGTCACGGCCGTGGAGGTGCCGCGCTTCGAGCTCGACGAGGACCCCGCGTTCTGGAAGGATCACAATGTGCAGGTTTGGGTGTTTGCAGCTCGAACTTGTGA
- the LOC8075490 gene encoding uncharacterized protein LOC8075490 isoform X8 has translation MPCSGAFSRAAPAATCGRTRRHLRAHPPRSTSGFLGSAGRPGHTPSLPRPRSSRAGLHRAFTLTRPLPQRQRRRLLATRSVTASHRVLRHLATRAPLPFHPQRRPLPLPAPRRPTQILDAEPPSSSAVPRSHILRIAHSRIRLLGAEAHGDASGSASGGAEANGDANDSGAKAAAAESEESESEDADAAKQECVVSHLTLAQVRWSMSLLCIQTC, from the exons ATGCCGTGCAGCGGCGCCTTCTCCAGAGCCGCACCCGCTGCCACCTGCGGGCGCACCCGCCGCCACCTGCGGGCGCACCCGCCGCGCTCCACGTCCGGCTTCCTGGGCAGCGCAGGCCGCCCCGGCCACACTCCTTCCCTTCCAAGGCCACGCTCTTCACGCGCAGGACTTCATCGCGCTTTCACCCTCACGCGACCTTTGCcgcagcggcagcggcgccgGCTCCTAGCTACCCGATCTGTCACCGCCAGCCACCGCGTGCTCAGGCATCTGGCTACCCGAGCCCCGCTCCCCTTCCATCCTCAGCGGCGCCCCCTCCCACTTCCGGCTCCTCGGCGCCCCACTCAGATCCTCGACGCAGAGCCCCCCTCATCCTCGGCGGTGCCCCGCTCCCATATCCTCCGCATCGCCCACTCCCGGATCCGGCTCCTCGGCGCAGAGGCCCACGGCGACGCCAGCGGCAGCGCCAGCGGCGGCGCCGAAGCCAACGGCGACGCTAACG ATTCCGGCgcgaaggcggcggcggcggagtcggAGGAGTCTGAGTCGGAGGACGCGGACGCCGCAAAGCAGGA GTGCGTGGTTTCACATTTGACATTAGCTCAGGTGCGATGGTCGATGAGCTTATTGTGCATACAGACCTGCTGA
- the LOC8075490 gene encoding uncharacterized protein LOC8075490 isoform X7, translating into MPCSGAFSRAAPAATCGRTRRHLRAHPPRSTSGFLGSAGRPGHTPSLPRPRSSRAGLHRAFTLTRPLPQRQRRRLLATRSVTASHRVLRHLATRAPLPFHPQRRPLPLPAPRRPTQILDAEPPSSSAVPRSHILRIAHSRIRLLGAEAHGDASGSASGGAEANGDANDSGAKAAAAESEESESEDADAAKQECVVSHLTLAQAEESSGRESGPRRPGGRDLVLARRGWRVLQWI; encoded by the exons ATGCCGTGCAGCGGCGCCTTCTCCAGAGCCGCACCCGCTGCCACCTGCGGGCGCACCCGCCGCCACCTGCGGGCGCACCCGCCGCGCTCCACGTCCGGCTTCCTGGGCAGCGCAGGCCGCCCCGGCCACACTCCTTCCCTTCCAAGGCCACGCTCTTCACGCGCAGGACTTCATCGCGCTTTCACCCTCACGCGACCTTTGCcgcagcggcagcggcgccgGCTCCTAGCTACCCGATCTGTCACCGCCAGCCACCGCGTGCTCAGGCATCTGGCTACCCGAGCCCCGCTCCCCTTCCATCCTCAGCGGCGCCCCCTCCCACTTCCGGCTCCTCGGCGCCCCACTCAGATCCTCGACGCAGAGCCCCCCTCATCCTCGGCGGTGCCCCGCTCCCATATCCTCCGCATCGCCCACTCCCGGATCCGGCTCCTCGGCGCAGAGGCCCACGGCGACGCCAGCGGCAGCGCCAGCGGCGGCGCCGAAGCCAACGGCGACGCTAACG ATTCCGGCgcgaaggcggcggcggcggagtcggAGGAGTCTGAGTCGGAGGACGCGGACGCCGCAAAGCAGGA GTGCGTGGTTTCACATTTGACATTAGCTCAG GCAGAGGAATCGAGTGGGAGGGAGTCGGGGCCGAGGCGTCCTGGCGGTCGCGACCTCGTTCTTGCGCGCCGAGGGTGGAGGG